The genomic DNA TCGTCGTGCCGCGCGGCGTGGAGCACCGGCCGTCCTCGGCGGCGGGGGCGTCGATCCTGATGTTCGAGCCGACCGGCACGCTGAGCGTCGGGGACCGCCACGACCACCTCCCCGACCACCTCGACGCGACCACGGGCCACTCCCTCGCCTGAACCACGACGCCGGCCTCCGGCAGACCTCCCGCGGCCCTCCCGTGCCTGCCGTCAGGGCCGGATCTCAGGCCGCCACGTCGGACGTGACGGGCGCGGTCGGGCGAGTGGTGAGAACTCGGATGGCGGGGGCGCCCGTGAGGGCGACGACGGCGGACAGCACGGCCGGGATGATCAACGCGACCGGCAGGGACGACGCCTCCGCGACGTAGCCGAGGACGGCCGGGCCCACCAGCAGCCCGCTGTACCCGAACGCCGTCACCATCGCCAGCGCCCGCCCGACCGGCCCGCCGGACGCGCCGACCGCGCTGAAGATGACGGGCACCACCGTGGCCAGGCCGACCCCGGCGAGCGCCCAGCCGGCCCAGGCGCAGGCCACGCGCAGGGGCTCGCCGGCCAGGGGGGCGGCCAGCACCAGGACGTAGCCGAGCGTGGCGAGCAGCCCGGCGAGCTGGATGGTCCGTACGGAGCCGAGCCGGGCCCGGATGGGGTCGCCGAGCAGGCGGATGGTCGTCATGGCCACGGCGAAGATCGTGTAGGCGAGCGGGGCGGCGGCGGGGTCGGTGTCGAGGATCCAGCGCGCGTGCAGGGCGGCCCAGTCGATGGCCGCGCCTTCGGCGAGGTGACCGGCGAACGCCGCGAGGCCGAGCAGCGCGATGAGGCCCCACTTCAGTCCCGCGCCCGCGCGCCGGCCGGTGGCGGCGTCGCCGGCGGGCTGTTGGGGGGCGGCGGGCAGCAGCAGCCGGGCCAGCGGCACGTACAGGAACGGCACGACCACGGCCGCCACGACGAGCAGCATCTGGGCATCCAGACCGGCCCGCAGCACGAGGGCGGTCAGCGCGCCGCCCGCCGCCCCGCCGAGGCTCCAGGTGCCGTGAAACGCCGAGATGACCGGCCGCCCGTAGGCGCGTTCGACCTCGACGGAGTGGGCGTTCATGGCGACCTCGGTCACCCCGAGGCCGAGCCCGAAGACCACGGCGAGGATCGCCAGTTCCAGGAAGCCGGGGGCGACGGCCGGCCCGAGCAGCACCAGGGCCGAGACGGGTCCGCTGAACCAGCAGACGGTCCGGCTCGACCATCTGTCCACGAGCGGCCCGGTCGCCAGCATCGACACCAGGGCGCCCCCCGAGATGAGCAGCAGGACGGTGCCGAGCCGGGCCGGGCCGAGGTCCAGCCGGTCGTTCAGCGACGGCAGGCCCGACGCCCACAGCCCCATCACGAACCCGGCCAGGAAGAAGTAGCCGAACACCGCGATGCGGGCGCGCCTGGCCTCTGCGATACTTATGTTCACGCCTAGAGCATATTCAAGGATGTGACAATCGCACAATGGCGACGAACGGGGCGACGACGAGTGGCGAGCTGCGCGCCCACAACCGCGTGCGGCTGCTGCGCGCCGTGCACGACTGCGGCGCCACGCTCACCCGCTCCCAGCTCACCCGCGACCTGGAGCTGGCCCGCGGCACCGCGTCGGTGCTGGTCGCCGAGCTGGCCGACAGCGCGCTGCTGCACGAGGAGCCCGCGCCCGAGCACGGCCGGGGCCGCCCGACCCAGGTGCCCGGCCCGCATCCGGACGGGCCGCTCGCGCTGGCGGTGGACGTGCGCGAGGACGCTTGGGAGGTCGCCGAGTGCGCACTGGGCGGTCAGGCGACGGTGCTGGAGGTGCGCCGCCACGACGGGACTCCGGAGGGGGCGCTCGTGCCCCTCGGCGAGGCCCTCACGAGGCACCTGGAGCGGCTCGGTTCCCGCGTGGTGGGAGTCGGGCTGGCCGTGGCCGGGCCGGTGCGCGCCGGGGGCCTGGTGGACGTGTCACACCTCGGCTGGCGCTCGGTCGACGTCCCGGCCCTGCTCGGCCTCCCGCCACACGGGGTTCCGCCCGCGGGAGGCAGGACGCCGCACGGGGTTGCGCTGGTGGGGAACGACACGGCGTTCGCGGCGCTGGCCGAGGCGCGGCGGGGCGTGCTGCGGGGCGTCGGCGTGGGACTGCACCTGCACGTGGACTTCGACCTGGGCGGCGTCCTGGTGGTGGACGGGCGGCCGCTGGCGGGGGCGGGCGGGATCGGCGCCGAGTTCGGGCACATGCCGCTGACCGGCGGCGCCGAGCCGTGCGCGTGCGGGGCGCGCGGCTGCTGGGGGCGCGAGGTGGGCACGAACGCGCTGCTCCGCCATCTGGGCCTGGCCCACGGCGGCGGCCGGGGCCGCGACCGGGCCGAACGCGTCTTCGCCGACGCGGCGGCCGGGGACGCCGACGCGGCGCGGGCGCTGGCGGCGAACGCCCGCGCGCTCGGCAGGGGCATAGCCGCCCTGGCGAACGCGCACGATCCGGAGGTGGTGTCACTGTCGGGCTTCGGGGTGGATCTGCACGCGCGGGCCCTGGACGCGCTCACGGAGCCGTTCGCGTGGGGCCTGATGACGATCCGCCGCGAGCGGCCGCCCCGGCTTGCCCCCTCCGCGCTCGGCTGGCGGGGGACGCTGATCGGGGCGATGGAGTCGGTGTTCGACGCGTTCCTCACGGTCGAGGGCGTACAGGCGTGGCGCCGCGCCCGCACGGCCGCGCCCGCCTGACCCGCGAGCCCTCCTCCGCCCGTGCGGGGCACGGAACGGGCCTGCACCAGGGGCGCGACACGCCCGAAATCCAGAATGTGATGCATTCCACCCTTCTAGGGCGAAACACCCCAAGCAGCCGCTCGGCAGGCCCATACCGGTCCCACCAGGCGATCTTGCGGTGCCGCCCGGACGGGCGTACGGATGGAGGCGTCCAGAAGGCGGGGAGTCACCCCGACGCGAAGGATGTCCCGTGGATCTCGAACTCGCTCTGCGCATGTGCGAGGCGGCGCTCCGGCAGGCGGCGCGCGAAGGCGCGTCGATCTCCGTCGCCGTCGTCGACGAGGGCGGCCATCTGGTGTCTTTCCAGCGTATGGCGGGTGCGCGGCTGGCCGGGCCGGTGCTGGCGCCGGCCAAGGCCTACACCGCCGTGGCCCACGGCATGACCACGGCCGACCTGGGGAGGCTGGCGGCGCCCGGAGGGGAGCTGCACGGCCTGGCGGGTGACCGTTTTGTGTGTTTCGGAGGGGGCATCCCGCTCTGGGCGGATTACGGTGAAGGGGAATGCGTGGTCGGCGGCGTCGGGGTCAGCGGAGGGACGGTCGCGCAGGACGTGTCGTGCGCCGAGGCGGCGGCCTCGGTGTGGCGCACGCGCTGAGCATCGCTTTCCGCACCAAGAACCGCTGGTATCCGCCATGATTAGCCACTGCACTACGGGTAACAGAATCCCGAACGTTAACTCCCCGAGGAGAGACAGATGGCACTTCCCACTCTCACCCCCGAGCAGCGCAAGGCGGCTCTGGAGAAGGCGGCCGAGGCGCGTGCGGCCCGCACGGCCCTGCTGGCCAAGGTCAAGGCCGGCGAGCTGTCCTTCAGCCAGCTCCTGGAGCGCGACGACGACATCGCCAAGAAGATCAAGGTGTCCCAGGCCCTGCGCGCGGTCAAGGGCGTCGGGCCGGCCAAGGCCACCGCGCTGATGGAGGAGGCGGGCGTCGACGAGAAGCGCCGCCTCGGCGGCCTGGGCGCCCAGCAGCGCAAGAAGCTGGTCGAGGCGCTCGGCTAGGACGTGAGCGGCCGGGTCCGCGCGGGCCTACCGCGCGGACCGGCCGGCCGGGCGCGCCGGGCACTCCCCACGGGCGGGTGGCTCAGGAGCGGAGGTAGGCGAGGACGGCGAGCACCCGGCGGTGCTGGTCGCTGTCGTCGGCGTAGAGGCCGAGCTTGCTGAAGATGCTCCTGATGTGCTTCTCCACGGCCCCGTCGCTGATCACGAGTTGCCTGCCGATGGCCGGGTTGGACCTGCCCTCGGCCATCAGCCCGAGCACCTCCCGCTCGCGCGGGGTGAGCTGGGCGAGCGGGTCGTCCTTGCGTCTGCGGACCATGAGCTGGGACACCACCTGAGGATCGAAGACGGTGCCGCCCGCGGCGACGCGCCGCAGGCCCTCCAGGAACTCCTCCACGTCCACGACCCGGTCCTTCAGCAGGTAGCCGACCGCACCACGGGCGTCGGCGAGCAGGTCGTCGGCGTAGGACACCTCGACGTACTGGGACAGGA from Nonomuraea muscovyensis includes the following:
- a CDS encoding MFS transporter — its product is MNISIAEARRARIAVFGYFFLAGFVMGLWASGLPSLNDRLDLGPARLGTVLLLISGGALVSMLATGPLVDRWSSRTVCWFSGPVSALVLLGPAVAPGFLELAILAVVFGLGLGVTEVAMNAHSVEVERAYGRPVISAFHGTWSLGGAAGGALTALVLRAGLDAQMLLVVAAVVVPFLYVPLARLLLPAAPQQPAGDAATGRRAGAGLKWGLIALLGLAAFAGHLAEGAAIDWAALHARWILDTDPAAAPLAYTIFAVAMTTIRLLGDPIRARLGSVRTIQLAGLLATLGYVLVLAAPLAGEPLRVACAWAGWALAGVGLATVVPVIFSAVGASGGPVGRALAMVTAFGYSGLLVGPAVLGYVAEASSLPVALIIPAVLSAVVALTGAPAIRVLTTRPTAPVTSDVAA
- a CDS encoding ROK family protein — protein: MATNGATTSGELRAHNRVRLLRAVHDCGATLTRSQLTRDLELARGTASVLVAELADSALLHEEPAPEHGRGRPTQVPGPHPDGPLALAVDVREDAWEVAECALGGQATVLEVRRHDGTPEGALVPLGEALTRHLERLGSRVVGVGLAVAGPVRAGGLVDVSHLGWRSVDVPALLGLPPHGVPPAGGRTPHGVALVGNDTAFAALAEARRGVLRGVGVGLHLHVDFDLGGVLVVDGRPLAGAGGIGAEFGHMPLTGGAEPCACGARGCWGREVGTNALLRHLGLAHGGGRGRDRAERVFADAAAGDADAARALAANARALGRGIAALANAHDPEVVSLSGFGVDLHARALDALTEPFAWGLMTIRRERPPRLAPSALGWRGTLIGAMESVFDAFLTVEGVQAWRRARTAAPA
- a CDS encoding GlcG/HbpS family heme-binding protein, with product MDLELALRMCEAALRQAAREGASISVAVVDEGGHLVSFQRMAGARLAGPVLAPAKAYTAVAHGMTTADLGRLAAPGGELHGLAGDRFVCFGGGIPLWADYGEGECVVGGVGVSGGTVAQDVSCAEAAASVWRTR
- the mihF gene encoding integration host factor, actinobacterial type, with amino-acid sequence MALPTLTPEQRKAALEKAAEARAARTALLAKVKAGELSFSQLLERDDDIAKKIKVSQALRAVKGVGPAKATALMEEAGVDEKRRLGGLGAQQRKKLVEALG
- a CDS encoding response regulator transcription factor; translated protein: MRVVVADDAVLIREGLVRLLEEFGCEVVATVGDGDALVSAVAEHRPDVSVVDVRMPPSFTDEGLRAAVEARRRVPGAPVLILSQYVEVSYADDLLADARGAVGYLLKDRVVDVEEFLEGLRRVAAGGTVFDPQVVSQLMVRRRKDDPLAQLTPREREVLGLMAEGRSNPAIGRQLVISDGAVEKHIRSIFSKLGLYADDSDQHRRVLAVLAYLRS